The window CAAGGACCCATTTTAAGAATCTGCTCATAACTCCTAAACCAACAATTGCTCCAATAATAAATATTAGAAGAACTTGTAAATTCAGTTCATTTACTGCTTTTACTATATAGGAATACTGGTTTAAAATTAAAAGCACAAAAGCTCCAGATATTCCAGGAACTATCATGGCAGAAATTGCTAAAAAACCAGACAAAAAAGTTATTAAAGAAGAATTTTCTAAAAGAAGAAATTTAGCTCCCGAAACATAAAATGCAAGCATGAATCCTAAAATAGTAAAAACAAGGGGAATTATGACATTTCTGCTTTTAGAATTTATAATGAATTTGTTTTTTAAAAGGTCAGAACCAACAAAAAATATACTCCCTATTATCAAACCAAAGAAAAAAGAAAAAACTGCGTTTTGATAATTATTGATAAGGAAATCTATAAATCCCAAAGAAGCGAATATACCAATTAAAACACCTATATAAAGTATTAGTAAAAAGCGTAGTTCTTTGCTTTTTACCAAAATTTTCAAATTAAAGAGATTAGAAAAAACATAAGACCAAGAAGAAATGAAAGTTTCATATATCCCTAATATTAGAGCAATAGTGGCACCTGAAACTCCAGGAATAGAATCAGAAATTCCCATCAAAAAACCATAAACTGGTGTTAGAACTTTCTTATCCTTCATGAATACCTCCTTATTAAAAAAACCCCGCATAAAGCGGGATAACTTGGGGATTTTATTGGGGGTTATTAATTTCTAAAACTATTATAGGTTAAAAAACTTAAAACCGCCTTAAAATATCTAAAAATGGTCTAATTTCTTCTTCTTTTATCTCTATTCCCAATTTTATATCCTTTTTATTATCCCCATGGTAGTCTGATCCCGCTGTAGTCACCAAATCATATTTTTTAGCAAGCTTTTGGTACTTTTCAGTCATTTTTTGAGTATGTTTTGAATAATATGCTTCAATGCCATCTAAACCATAATTTTTTAGTTTTTTCACTAATTCTTCTAATTCTTTTTCGTCTAAGTTAGTTTGATATGGATGAGCTAAAACTACTACCCCACGTGCCTCTTTTATTAAAGAAATTGCATCATTTGGATTAAGCCTTTTTTTATCTAAATAAAGTGGGGCACCTTTTTTTAAATACTTATCGAATGCTTCTTGTTTACTATTTACATAGCGTTTTTTTAACATCAAACTTGCAAAGTGTGGTCTACCTATAAGATCCCCTTTAGCTTCTTCATTTAACTCTTGCAAAGTTATTTGAAATCCTAATCTTTGCATATTTTCAATCATTAGAAAGTTTCTTTTTTTTCGACATTCTTGTAATTGATTTAAAACCGAGTTTAATTTTTCATTCTGTAAGTCAAAACCGTATCCTAATAAATGCAAGGTGCTTGGAAACTCAGCGCTTATTTCTACTCCCACAATAAAATTTATTTCGTTAAAACTTTTGCCTTCTTGGATCATTTTTACTCCGTCTAAAGTATCATGATCGGTTATAGAAAGAAATTTAATTCCTGCATTTAAAGCTAAATGAATTATTTCAAAAGGTGTATTTGTTCCGTCTGATCCTGTTGAGTGTACATGAAAATCAACCTTCAATTTGTCCTCCCTCGTATAATAGTAAATTGCAAAAAAACTAATTAATTAGTTCTTTTCCAAATTGTTTTGTTTTTCCAATCATCATAGATTTCATTAATATCTTCAGGTAAATCCAAATCCTCTGAATTTTTAGAAATAGATTCTTTTATCAAATCTATCGGAAGCGACGTAATAAACCAAAGATCGCTTAAGTAAATTCTATTATTATCTCGTAAAGGCGCTTTAAATATAGCCCCCTCAACAGCCTTTGCAAATATGGATATAGGCACTTCTTTAACAAATCCCTTACCTGAATCTTCGCCATATATATTGTTCATAAAATTAAACACACCTCCTTAAAAAGGTTTTAGGGGCTAAAAGTTTTTCTCTTCTGCATATAACGCAGCAGATGCCGCCCCTAAAATGCCTGCATCTTCAACCAAAGAGGATTGTTCTATAGTGTATGTTCCAACGAAACTACTCATAACGTATTTTTTAGTCATTTCCCTCAAAGGAATAAAAAGGGCGTCTCCCGCTCTACTAAGTCCCCCGCCAATTATGATTTTTTCAGGGTTAAAGGCATGGACATAAGCACCAATAGCTCTTGCGAGGGCATCGATAGAAAAATTAGCAACTATTGTAGCAAGAGGATCATTCTTTTCATAGGCTTGAAATACATGTTTGGATTCTATTTTTTCTTTACTTCCAGCTAATTTTAAGACCAAACTATCAGGATACCTATCCAATAAATTTTGTGCTTCTTTTGCGATATATTTAGCTGAAGAAGTTGCCTCCACACATCCTCTATTACCACAGCCACAAATAGGGCCATTAGGTACTACAACAATATGGCCCAATTCTGGTGCTAATCCATCTTTTCCAGTTAAAAATGTGTTATTACAAACAACCCCTGATCCTATTCCAGTTCCCAAAGTAAGGGCAATAAAATCTTTTAATCCCTTTGCTTTTCCAAAATACCATTCTCCTAAGGCAAAGGCGTTG of the Petrotoga sp. 9PW.55.5.1 genome contains:
- a CDS encoding DUF368 domain-containing protein; translation: MKDKKVLTPVYGFLMGISDSIPGVSGATIALILGIYETFISSWSYVFSNLFNLKILVKSKELRFLLILYIGVLIGIFASLGFIDFLINNYQNAVFSFFFGLIIGSIFFVGSDLLKNKFIINSKSRNVIIPLVFTILGFMLAFYVSGAKFLLLENSSLITFLSGFLAISAMIVPGISGAFVLLILNQYSYIVKAVNELNLQVLLIFIIGAIVGLGVMSRFLKWVLDKYYLPTMFFMIGLMIGGLRAPLLKIDSFIPFIIFSVVGIVTIVSIERLGHKST
- a CDS encoding PHP domain-containing protein is translated as MKVDFHVHSTGSDGTNTPFEIIHLALNAGIKFLSITDHDTLDGVKMIQEGKSFNEINFIVGVEISAEFPSTLHLLGYGFDLQNEKLNSVLNQLQECRKKRNFLMIENMQRLGFQITLQELNEEAKGDLIGRPHFASLMLKKRYVNSKQEAFDKYLKKGAPLYLDKKRLNPNDAISLIKEARGVVVLAHPYQTNLDEKELEELVKKLKNYGLDGIEAYYSKHTQKMTEKYQKLAKKYDLVTTAGSDYHGDNKKDIKLGIEIKEEEIRPFLDILRRF
- a CDS encoding ROK family protein produces the protein MVVVGIDLGGTQIKGGLVDEEKGIIKKMSNPTEVEKGNDRIVENIVKVIKALSNDTKIDAIGIGSPGSIDRDKGIIRFSPNFPNWRDFELTRLIKEKTKLDVFVENDANAFALGEWYFGKAKGLKDFIALTLGTGIGSGVVCNNTFLTGKDGLAPELGHIVVVPNGPICGCGNRGCVEATSSAKYIAKEAQNLLDRYPDSLVLKLAGSKEKIESKHVFQAYEKNDPLATIVANFSIDALARAIGAYVHAFNPEKIIIGGGLSRAGDALFIPLREMTKKYVMSSFVGTYTIEQSSLVEDAGILGAASAALYAEEKNF